The Sphingopyxis fribergensis genome contains a region encoding:
- a CDS encoding GFA family protein — protein sequence MVSRHPGSCHCGGVRFTLDSDPIELTTCDCSLCVKRNALMVKMPEAALHIEQGEQLLSLYVWNSGRAKHYFCRRCGIYVFHRKRAAPDHFGVNIFCLDGFDATALPVRATEGAGMNLVCDDPRPEWPGPRVPATRSEKSSV from the coding sequence ATGGTAAGCCGTCATCCCGGTTCCTGCCACTGCGGCGGGGTTCGCTTCACCCTGGACAGCGATCCGATCGAATTGACGACATGCGATTGCTCATTATGCGTGAAGCGCAACGCATTGATGGTGAAAATGCCCGAAGCAGCGCTGCATATCGAACAGGGAGAGCAACTGCTCTCGCTCTACGTATGGAACAGCGGCCGCGCGAAACATTATTTCTGCCGGCGTTGCGGCATCTACGTCTTCCACCGCAAGCGCGCGGCGCCCGATCACTTCGGGGTCAACATCTTCTGCCTCGACGGATTCGACGCGACCGCACTTCCCGTCCGGGCCACCGAGGGCGCGGGGATGAACCTTGTCTGTGACGATCCGCGACCTGAATGGCCTGGCCCGCGAGTTCCGGCCACGCGATCAGAAAAGTCGTCGGTATAA
- a CDS encoding PhzF family phenazine biosynthesis protein, producing MNNPFHLVDVFGADPFTGNPVAVVSDADALSTEEMQAITRWLNLSETTFLLPPTDPGADYRVRIFTLAHELTFAGHPTLGSAHAWMEAGGQPRDRNMIVQDCGAGLVKIRNDGERLAFAAPPLLRGGTPTEADIARVAEVLRIERGAIMDATWADNGPGWIAVMLESADAVLAVEPERHQSQRIDIGILGPYAAGGDAAFEVRAFFSDAHGALIEDPVTGSLNAALGQWLFASGRVNDAYIAAQGTRLGRSGRIHVEQDDAGQIWVAGATRTLFSGRSAS from the coding sequence GTGAACAATCCCTTCCACCTCGTCGACGTGTTCGGCGCCGACCCTTTTACCGGTAATCCAGTCGCAGTGGTGTCCGATGCGGATGCTCTCTCGACCGAGGAGATGCAGGCCATCACCCGCTGGCTGAACCTGTCGGAGACTACCTTCCTTCTGCCGCCGACCGACCCTGGAGCGGACTACCGGGTGCGCATCTTCACGCTTGCGCATGAACTGACCTTCGCCGGACATCCGACGCTGGGCAGCGCTCATGCTTGGATGGAGGCGGGCGGACAACCGAGGGATCGGAACATGATCGTGCAGGACTGCGGCGCAGGTCTGGTGAAGATCCGGAACGACGGCGAGCGCCTAGCCTTCGCTGCGCCGCCCCTGCTGCGCGGCGGCACTCCCACGGAAGCAGACATTGCCCGGGTGGCGGAGGTTTTGCGTATCGAGCGTGGCGCAATCATGGATGCGACGTGGGCGGATAATGGTCCCGGTTGGATCGCGGTGATGCTGGAATCGGCCGATGCCGTGCTGGCGGTGGAACCGGAAAGGCATCAGAGCCAGCGGATCGATATCGGCATTCTCGGCCCCTATGCGGCAGGCGGTGACGCAGCATTCGAGGTCCGCGCCTTTTTCAGCGACGCCCATGGCGCGCTGATCGAGGACCCGGTGACGGGCAGCCTCAACGCCGCGCTCGGCCAATGGCTGTTCGCGAGCGGCCGCGTGAACGATGCCTACATTGCAGCACAAGGCACGCGGCTGGGAAGGAGCGGTCGCATCCACGTCGAACAGGATGATGCCGGACAGATATGGGTTGCCGGTGCCACCCGTACGCTCTTTAGCGGCCGGAGTGCCAGTTGA
- a CDS encoding DJ-1/PfpI family protein, with translation MQIAVLTFDGFNELDSFIGAAILNRLRPRGWQAHITAPSKQVTSMNGVTVQRQRPLEFACEADAVLIGSGIRTREIAEDTALLARLQLDPTRQLIAAQCSGTLLLARLGLIGDLPACTDLTTKPWVVEAGVNVIDAPFAAHGNVATAGGCLAAPYLAAWIIARAASIDITHEALHYVAPVGEKSFYVDHALRVIEPAILAAAQHETAGVGSGARMLDPFGAEEASRW, from the coding sequence ATGCAAATCGCGGTCCTGACCTTCGACGGCTTCAATGAACTCGATTCCTTCATTGGCGCTGCCATCCTCAACCGTCTCCGGCCGCGAGGCTGGCAGGCCCATATCACTGCCCCGTCAAAACAGGTCACGTCCATGAATGGCGTGACCGTGCAGCGCCAGCGCCCGCTGGAATTTGCCTGTGAGGCGGATGCAGTGCTGATCGGCAGCGGTATTCGGACGCGCGAGATTGCCGAGGACACCGCCTTGCTGGCTCGCCTGCAGCTCGATCCCACCCGTCAGCTGATCGCCGCGCAATGTTCCGGCACGTTGCTGTTGGCCAGGCTCGGTCTGATCGGCGACCTGCCGGCCTGCACCGACCTGACGACGAAGCCGTGGGTCGTGGAGGCGGGCGTCAACGTTATCGACGCGCCGTTCGCCGCTCATGGCAATGTCGCGACAGCGGGCGGCTGCCTTGCCGCGCCTTATCTCGCCGCGTGGATTATCGCGCGCGCCGCGTCGATCGACATCACGCACGAAGCGTTGCATTATGTCGCTCCGGTGGGCGAGAAGAGCTTCTATGTCGATCATGCGCTGCGGGTGATCGAACCGGCCATACTGGCGGCAGCGCAGCACGAGACGGCCGGCGTCGGTTCAGGCGCTAGGATGCTCGACCCATTCGGCGCGGAAGAAGCGAGCCGATGGTAA